One region of Hemiscyllium ocellatum isolate sHemOce1 chromosome 32, sHemOce1.pat.X.cur, whole genome shotgun sequence genomic DNA includes:
- the LOC132830795 gene encoding protein HEXIM1-like, with product MRSETPRWLYKGRLGGRAVAVKLRVVSVVWVLGLSPLHRSGVSEQRLHFGEGGNKKRKINPTLDPVGQEGLMMSEGSGDLLGERSQAEGGRAPPSPSVARAGRDGRGRAPPKPSDAAAAKEPAAPGGGVGGGTGGGALAGGKKRHRRRPSKKKRRWKPYFKLSWEEKKKLDERESVRAAKTRAEMFAKGFTVAPYNTTQFLMEEHNQEEPDLNPGGGGGAGAGGPPRRAVKSDETSEEDELLLLDEEEQQDSGSDGMGGDGGGEFLQRDFSETYEKYHAESLQNMTKQELIREYLELEKCLSRLEDENNRLRGRLDGGKAAVIARAGELENSNKLKELEREMERLRAENLQLLKENELYKQEQKLSESVD from the coding sequence ATGCGCAGTGAGACGCCCAGATGGTTATATAAAGGCCGCCTCGGGGGGCGAGCAGTAGCAGTTAAGCTGAGAGTAGTCAGTGTTGTTTGGGTGTTGGGTCTGAGTCCTCTCCACAGAAGCGGAGTCTCGGAGCAGAGACTCCATTTTGGGGAAGGAggcaacaaaaagagaaaaataaatcccACGCTTGACCCGGTGGGTCAGGAGGGGCTCATGATGTCGGAGGGGTCGGGAGACTTGCTGGGGGAGCGCAGTCAGGCGGAGGGCGGGCGGGCGCCTCCGTCTCCGAGCGTCGCCCGGGCGGGTCGGGACGGCAGAGGGCGAGCGCCGCCGAAGCCGAGCGACGCCGCCGCGGCTAAAGAGCCCGCAGCTCCGGGAGGCGGGGTCGGAGGCGGAACGGGAGGAGGCGCTCTCGCCGGAGGCAAGAAGCGGCACCGGCGTCGGCCGTCCAAGAAGAAGCGGCGCTGGAAGCCCTACTTCAAGCTGTCGTGGGAGGAGAAGAAGAAGCTGGACGAGAGGGAGAGCGTGCGGGCGGCCAAGACCCGCGCCGAGATGTTCGCCAAGGGCTTCACGGTGGCCCCTTACAACACCACCCAGTTCCTGATGGAGGAGCACAACCAGGAGGAGCCCGACCTGAACccggggggaggagggggtgctgGTGCTGGAGGCCCCCCCCGGCGGGCCGTCAAGTCTGACGAGACCAGCGAGGAGGACGAGCTGCTGCTGCTGGACGAGGAGGAGCAGCAGGACAGCGGCAGCGACGGCATGGGGGGCGACGGCGGCGGCGAGTTCCTGCAGAGGGACTTCTCCGAGACCTACGAGAAGTACCACGCCGAGAGCCTGCAGAACATGACCAAGCAGGAGCTGATCCGCGAGTACCTGGAGCTGGAGAAGTGCCTGTCCCGCCTGGAGGACGAGAACAACCGGCTGAGGGGCCGCCTAGACGGCGGCAAGGCGGCGGTGATCGCCCGGGCAGGGGAGCTGGAGAACAGCAACAAACTAAAGGAACTGGAGCGGGAGATGGAGAGGCTGAGGGCAGAAAACCTCCAGCTCCTGAAAGAGAACGAACTGTACAAACAGGAGCAGAAACTGTCTGAAAGTGTTGATTGA